The following are encoded in a window of Paenibacillaceae bacterium GAS479 genomic DNA:
- a CDS encoding paired small multidrug resistance pump has protein sequence MNKHWLKILGAGVFEVGWVIGLKHSDTTVEWVLTAIGILVSFYVLLDAARNLPVGTVYAVFVGLGTAGTVVADMILFGDPVDPMKLVLIAVLLVGVIGLKLLGHEPAQTKKEGN, from the coding sequence ATGAATAAACATTGGCTCAAAATTTTAGGCGCTGGAGTGTTCGAGGTCGGCTGGGTCATCGGACTGAAGCATTCCGATACAACAGTAGAGTGGGTGTTGACTGCCATTGGCATTCTGGTCAGCTTCTATGTACTGCTGGATGCAGCCCGCAACTTGCCTGTCGGCACCGTTTATGCGGTATTCGTCGGGTTAGGCACGGCAGGAACCGTAGTGGCAGATATGATACTATTCGGCGATCCTGTAGATCCGATGAAGCTGGTGTTAATTGCCGTGCTGCTTGTCGGCGTCATTGGGCTCAAACTACTTGGTCATGAGCCCGCTCAGACTAAGAAGGAGGGGAACTGA
- a CDS encoding paired small multidrug resistance pump, with the protein MAWIYLIGAGLFEVFGVTMINKINERRSITNYLLMAFAFISSFLLLSLGMRDLPMGTAYAVWTGIGASGGALMGMLFYGESRSAKRILCITLVLGAAVGLKALE; encoded by the coding sequence ATGGCCTGGATCTATCTTATTGGAGCCGGACTTTTCGAGGTGTTCGGCGTCACGATGATCAACAAAATCAACGAGCGCCGGAGCATCACGAATTACTTGCTGATGGCGTTTGCCTTCATATCCAGTTTTCTGCTGCTTAGCCTCGGAATGCGGGATTTGCCGATGGGAACTGCTTATGCAGTATGGACAGGAATTGGAGCTTCCGGAGGCGCATTGATGGGCATGCTGTTCTACGGGGAATCCCGCAGCGCGAAGCGTATCCTGTGCATTACACTTGTGCTGGGAGCGGCAGTTGGTCTTAAAGCTCTCGAATAG
- a CDS encoding GTP-binding protein HflX, translating to MQQPREKAILVGVHEQNNHQFAYSMEELYNLADACNIEVVAELTQKAERIHKSHYLGSGKLEELSHLMEAYDNPTVICNNELSPSQIRNLEATLQTKVIDRTIVILDIFAERAQTKEAQLQVEVARLNYMLPRLVGLRESLGRQGGGSGLKNRGAGETKLELDRRRIEERIHMLETELEKLVAQRQIQRKRRKKNEIPVICLVGYTNAGKSTLLNSIVDTFHPDSGKNVLAKDMLFATLETSVRSIELPDRKSFLLTDTVGFVSGLPHHLIKAFRSTLEEVSEADLLIHVVDSSNPEFKQQIAVTEETLKALGADGIGMLYAFNKSDLAGASYPRVENDRIYLSASRHEGVEELVGVIRKQIFRDYVQVEIVVPYEKGAWVSYFNEHAQVHETEYEEGGTRMKLECREADLNRFNQEVGAAHTAE from the coding sequence ATGCAACAACCCCGTGAAAAAGCCATACTCGTCGGCGTGCACGAACAGAACAATCATCAATTCGCCTACTCCATGGAGGAGCTGTACAATCTAGCTGATGCCTGCAATATCGAAGTTGTCGCGGAGCTGACCCAGAAGGCGGAGCGCATCCACAAAAGCCATTACCTCGGTTCAGGCAAGCTGGAGGAGCTCTCCCATCTAATGGAGGCATACGACAACCCGACTGTCATCTGCAATAACGAGCTGTCACCTTCGCAGATACGTAATCTAGAGGCGACGTTGCAAACGAAGGTTATCGACCGTACAATCGTCATTCTGGACATCTTTGCGGAGCGCGCTCAAACCAAAGAAGCCCAACTGCAGGTTGAGGTAGCGCGGCTGAACTATATGCTGCCTAGGCTGGTAGGTCTGCGCGAGTCGTTGGGTCGCCAGGGCGGCGGCTCGGGCCTGAAAAACCGCGGCGCAGGGGAAACGAAGCTGGAGCTTGACCGCCGGCGGATCGAGGAGCGTATCCACATGTTGGAGACGGAGCTTGAGAAGCTGGTCGCCCAGCGCCAAATTCAACGCAAACGCCGTAAAAAGAACGAGATTCCAGTCATCTGTCTCGTCGGTTATACTAATGCCGGCAAGTCAACGCTGCTGAACTCGATTGTGGATACGTTCCATCCTGACTCCGGCAAAAATGTGCTGGCCAAGGATATGCTTTTCGCCACATTGGAAACATCGGTACGCAGCATCGAGCTGCCCGACCGCAAGTCGTTCCTGCTGACCGACACGGTTGGCTTCGTAAGCGGCCTGCCGCATCATCTCATCAAGGCATTCCGTTCCACGCTGGAAGAGGTGTCTGAGGCTGATCTGCTCATTCATGTGGTTGATTCTTCCAATCCGGAGTTCAAGCAGCAGATTGCAGTAACAGAGGAAACGCTCAAGGCGCTTGGAGCGGATGGCATTGGGATGTTGTATGCCTTCAACAAGTCCGATTTGGCAGGAGCATCGTATCCTCGGGTTGAAAACGACCGGATTTACCTGTCGGCTTCCCGCCATGAAGGCGTGGAGGAGCTTGTAGGCGTGATCCGCAAGCAGATTTTCCGTGATTATGTGCAAGTGGAGATCGTCGTGCCGTATGAAAAAGGAGCCTGGGTGTCGTATTTCAACGAGCATGCCCAGGTACATGAAACCGAATATGAAGAAGGCGGCACCCGTATGAAGCTGGAATGCCGCGAAGCAGATTTGAACCGTTTCAACCAGGAGGTTGGAGCGGCGCATACTGCGGAATAG
- a CDS encoding RNA polymerase sigma-70 factor, ECF subfamily, translated as MEYLQHLAEGYDRGAVLEDLMKRFGADVWNFAYFLTRSNDTADDLAQEVFLAAYRSLYGFRGGDESLKSWLLKITRNKALHHLQSAFMRRVNLPGRLTFIDAAPAAEQIYFEKHARNLLWEAVLDLPLKYREVLILDYHYGLTHQEIAQLSGLAEGTVKSRIHRAKKKLAAHLGRDER; from the coding sequence ATGGAATATCTCCAGCACTTGGCTGAAGGCTACGACCGTGGAGCTGTGTTGGAGGATTTAATGAAACGGTTCGGAGCCGATGTGTGGAACTTCGCCTACTTCCTGACCAGGAGCAACGATACCGCGGATGATTTGGCACAGGAAGTGTTTTTAGCTGCATATCGATCGCTGTATGGCTTTCGCGGTGGGGATGAATCGCTGAAAAGCTGGCTTTTAAAAATTACGAGAAATAAAGCCCTTCATCATTTGCAGAGCGCCTTTATGCGCAGGGTCAATCTTCCAGGGCGTTTGACGTTTATTGATGCTGCTCCAGCCGCGGAGCAGATTTATTTTGAGAAGCATGCCCGGAATTTATTATGGGAAGCCGTACTTGATCTGCCTTTGAAATATAGGGAAGTTTTGATTCTTGATTATCACTATGGATTGACCCATCAGGAAATTGCGCAGCTCTCCGGCCTTGCAGAAGGAACGGTTAAGTCAAGAATTCATCGTGCCAAAAAAAAGCTTGCAGCCCATTTGGGGAGGGATGAACGATGA
- a CDS encoding AAA ATPase domain-containing protein, which produces MNYLIKELVVENNDNYHHVGVDNNNLMNLSKINLFIGSNNSGKSRYIRQIFKQTNYRIKPFRLDFSALNILIEKYSTEITNLFNQYQIKNYGTILDDLSTFQHVEYIQNDTFYLEKLKSNVDYISNINTDQMVTSQFNHYNLQHHAIRQQLNDIGSRYSSKIKNFMGSQPDMYSFKKVYIPTLRGLRTFSDNKDYYANRTVKDYFPGLNDNGSIFTGLEMYQMVKNLLLGDLDAREKITDFQTFLGETFFDGESVALIPSINSDVLNVKIGKEKERPIFGMGDGIQSIIVLTFPLFINRDENLLVFIEEPELYLHPGLQRKLIETFISFSNFQYFITTHSNHFLDITLDIEQISIYTFRKHFESDETKREVTANFLVENTSNEDNTILEMIGVKSSSVFLSNCTIWVEGITDRYYLRHYLGLYMRMIQTNNSIVYKEDLHYSFVEYSGSNITHWSFLDDDITTGEPKYRSMNADRLCSRLFLITDKDSEIKLERQRKLKRKLGARYYCLKGREIENLISKNVLLQVIADYENKSVDELQFRTTVSEKAYKENYLGTYIENNLLQKQRRGNYKASSGTISDKLGFCKRAIENTKEIRDLSAEALKVVKKIHEFIVEQNK; this is translated from the coding sequence ATGAACTACTTGATAAAAGAATTAGTAGTTGAGAATAACGACAATTACCATCATGTTGGTGTTGATAATAATAATCTTATGAACCTATCGAAAATTAATTTATTCATAGGATCAAACAATTCCGGAAAAAGTCGTTATATTCGTCAAATTTTCAAGCAGACTAATTATCGTATCAAACCATTTAGATTAGATTTTTCAGCACTAAATATATTGATTGAGAAGTACAGCACAGAAATCACAAATTTATTTAATCAATATCAGATTAAGAATTATGGAACAATTCTAGATGATTTATCAACATTTCAACATGTAGAATACATTCAAAATGATACGTTCTATTTAGAGAAACTGAAATCTAATGTTGATTATATTTCGAATATAAACACAGATCAAATGGTGACATCTCAATTCAATCATTATAATTTACAGCATCATGCAATTAGACAACAACTTAATGATATAGGCTCTCGATATTCATCTAAAATTAAAAATTTTATGGGTTCTCAACCCGATATGTATAGCTTTAAAAAAGTTTACATACCCACTCTAAGAGGGCTACGTACATTTAGCGATAATAAAGATTATTACGCCAATAGGACAGTAAAAGACTATTTTCCCGGCTTGAATGATAACGGTTCTATATTTACAGGATTAGAAATGTATCAAATGGTAAAGAATTTACTGTTAGGCGATCTTGATGCAAGAGAGAAGATTACTGATTTTCAGACATTCTTAGGAGAGACTTTTTTTGATGGGGAATCAGTTGCTTTAATACCCAGTATCAATTCCGATGTCTTAAATGTAAAAATTGGAAAGGAAAAGGAACGTCCCATATTCGGTATGGGAGATGGTATTCAATCTATAATTGTTTTAACTTTTCCTTTATTCATAAATAGAGACGAAAACCTCCTAGTGTTTATTGAGGAACCCGAATTATACCTACACCCCGGGTTACAGCGAAAACTGATCGAGACTTTTATAAGCTTTAGTAATTTCCAATATTTCATAACAACCCACTCAAATCACTTTTTGGATATTACATTAGATATCGAACAAATATCAATATATACTTTTAGAAAACATTTCGAAAGCGATGAAACAAAACGCGAGGTTACTGCCAACTTTCTCGTGGAGAACACTAGCAACGAAGACAACACTATATTGGAAATGATTGGTGTAAAAAGCTCTTCTGTGTTTTTATCAAATTGTACAATATGGGTTGAAGGCATCACTGACCGATACTATTTAAGACATTATCTTGGATTATATATGCGAATGATTCAAACAAATAACAGTATAGTTTATAAAGAAGACCTGCATTATTCCTTCGTTGAATATAGTGGAAGTAACATCACCCACTGGTCGTTTTTAGATGATGATATTACAACTGGTGAACCAAAATATCGATCTATGAATGCTGATAGATTGTGCAGTAGACTATTCTTAATTACTGATAAAGATAGCGAAATAAAGCTTGAAAGACAACGCAAATTAAAAAGAAAGCTTGGAGCGCGTTATTATTGTCTTAAGGGTCGGGAGATAGAAAACTTAATAAGTAAAAATGTATTATTGCAAGTAATAGCAGATTACGAAAATAAATCTGTTGATGAATTACAGTTTCGTACGACGGTCAGTGAAAAAGCTTATAAGGAGAATTATTTAGGTACATACATCGAAAACAATTTACTCCAAAAACAAAGAAGGGGTAATTATAAGGCGTCTTCTGGAACTATTAGCGATAAGCTAGGTTTTTGCAAGAGAGCAATCGAGAATACAAAGGAAATAAGAGACCTATCCGCTGAAGCACTTAAAGTAGTAAAGAAAATTCATGAATTTATTGTAGAACAGAATAAATAA